A window from Bos mutus isolate GX-2022 chromosome 1, NWIPB_WYAK_1.1, whole genome shotgun sequence encodes these proteins:
- the LOC102280748 gene encoding 5-hydroxytryptamine receptor 3E isoform X2, whose product MDRSWFRRERLYFFLVLSLLLPGRGSTFTINCTGFGQNGKYMTALDSVFERKAFRPAINFSIPTIVNISFTVSAILDVVWDNPFISWNPEECEGISKISVATKNLWLPDIFITEFMDVDKTPKGLKAFISNEGRIRYKKPMKVVSICNLNIFYFPFDQQNCTLTFSSFLYTVEYISLGMENEVWEIAHTSQDIIQTHGEWELLGINKATPKKSVGTNLYDQIIFYVAIRRRPKFYIMNLLVPSSFLVTIDAFSFYLPAGSKDRAPFKITLLLGYNVFLLMMNDLLPASGTPLISVYFALCLSLMVLSLLETIFISYLLDLATTQPPPMPRWLHFLLLHCTSPRTCCPAVPQKRNTGLDHLPGMKEPMELAGKLPGPRETKLNGCPGSTRAQQEDKAQKQHLVSLWVQFSHMMDTLLFCLYLIFLATSIVTVIILWNT is encoded by the exons ATGGACAGAAGCTGGTTCCGCAGGGAGAGACTCTACTTCTTTCTTGTTCTCAGTCTTCTGCTTCCAG GAAGAGGCAGTACTTTCACCATCAACTGCACAGGGTTTGGTCAGAATGGGAAGTATATGACTGCTCTGGATTCAGTGTTTGAGAGAAAGGCCTTCCGTCCAGCCATCAACTTCAGCATCCCCACCATAGTCAACATCTCTTTCACTGTGTCTGCCATCCTAGATGTT GTCTGGGACAACCCATTTATTAGTTGGAACCCAGAGGAGTGTGAGGGCATCTCGAAGATCAGTGTGGCAACCAAGAACCTGTGGCTCCCAGACATTTTCATCACTGAATT CATGGATGTGGATAAGACCCCAAAAGGCCTCAAGGCATTCATAAGTAATGAAGGTCGCATCAGGTATAAGAAACCCATGAAGGTGGTGAGCATCTGTAACCTGAACATCTTCTACTTCCCCTTTGACCAACAGAACTGCACCCTCACCTTCAGCTCATTTCTCTACACAG TGGAGTACATATCACTGGGCATGGAGAATGAAGTGTGGGAAATAGCACACACATCCCAGGACATCATTCAGACCCATGGAGAATGGGAGCTCTTGGGCATCAACAAGGCCACCCCAAAGAAGTCTGTGGGCACCAACCTGTATGATCAGATCATCTTCTAT GTGGCCATCAGGCGCAGACCCAAATTCTACATTATGAATCTCCTGGTGCCGAGTAGCTTTCTGGTCACCATTGATGCCTTCAGCTTCTATCTGCCAGCAGGAAGCAAGGACCGTGCTCCGTTCAAGATAACTCTTCTGCTGGGCTACAATGTCTTCCTGCTCATGATGAATGACTTACTCCCTGCCAGTGGCACCCCCCTCATCA GTGTCTATTTTGCCCTGTGTCTGTCCCTGATGGTGCTCAGCCTGCTGGAGACCATCTTCATCTCCTACCTGCTGGACCTGGCCACCACCCAGCCCCCACCTATGCCTCGTTGGCTCCATTTCCTGCTTCTACACTGCACCAGCCCAAGGACATGCTGCCCTGCTGTGCCCCAGAAGAGAAACACGGGCCTTGACCACCTGCCTG GTATGAAGGAGCCCATGGAGTTGGCGGGGAAGTTGCCAGGTCCCAGAGAGACAAAGCTAAATGGGTGCCCTGGGTCCACGAGGGCCCAGCAGGAAGACAAGGCTCAAAAGCAGCACTTGGTCAGCCTGTGGGTGCAGTTCAGCCACATGATGGACACCTTGCTCTTCTGCCTCTACCTGATCTTCTTGGCCACTTCCATTGTCACAGTCATCATCCTCTGGAACACCTAA
- the LOC102280748 gene encoding 5-hydroxytryptamine receptor 3C isoform X3, translating into MKGWEKSTVESTGDYLWKIIWLFLSVEYISLGMENEVWEIAHTSQDIIQTHGEWELLGINKATPKKSVGTNLYDQIIFYVAIRRRPKFYIMNLLVPSSFLVTIDAFSFYLPAGSKDRAPFKITLLLGYNVFLLMMNDLLPASGTPLISMAPPALEKRRGVYFALCLSLMVLSLLETIFISYLLDLATTQPPPMPRWLHFLLLHCTSPRTCCPAVPQKRNTGLDHLPGMKEPMELAGKLPGPRETKLNGCPGSTRAQQEDKAQKQHLVSLWVQFSHMMDTLLFCLYLIFLATSIVTVIILWNT; encoded by the exons atGAAAGGATGGGAAAAGAGTACAGTTGAGTCAACAGGAGACTAtctttggaaaattatttggCTCTTCCTTTCAGTGGAGTACATATCACTGGGCATGGAGAATGAAGTGTGGGAAATAGCACACACATCCCAGGACATCATTCAGACCCATGGAGAATGGGAGCTCTTGGGCATCAACAAGGCCACCCCAAAGAAGTCTGTGGGCACCAACCTGTATGATCAGATCATCTTCTAT GTGGCCATCAGGCGCAGACCCAAATTCTACATTATGAATCTCCTGGTGCCGAGTAGCTTTCTGGTCACCATTGATGCCTTCAGCTTCTATCTGCCAGCAGGAAGCAAGGACCGTGCTCCGTTCAAGATAACTCTTCTGCTGGGCTACAATGTCTTCCTGCTCATGATGAATGACTTACTCCCTGCCAGTGGCACCCCCCTCATCAGTATGGCCCCTCCAGCTCTTGAGaagagaagg G GTGTCTATTTTGCCCTGTGTCTGTCCCTGATGGTGCTCAGCCTGCTGGAGACCATCTTCATCTCCTACCTGCTGGACCTGGCCACCACCCAGCCCCCACCTATGCCTCGTTGGCTCCATTTCCTGCTTCTACACTGCACCAGCCCAAGGACATGCTGCCCTGCTGTGCCCCAGAAGAGAAACACGGGCCTTGACCACCTGCCTG GTATGAAGGAGCCCATGGAGTTGGCGGGGAAGTTGCCAGGTCCCAGAGAGACAAAGCTAAATGGGTGCCCTGGGTCCACGAGGGCCCAGCAGGAAGACAAGGCTCAAAAGCAGCACTTGGTCAGCCTGTGGGTGCAGTTCAGCCACATGATGGACACCTTGCTCTTCTGCCTCTACCTGATCTTCTTGGCCACTTCCATTGTCACAGTCATCATCCTCTGGAACACCTAA
- the LOC102280748 gene encoding 5-hydroxytryptamine receptor 3E isoform X1, producing the protein MDRSWFRRERLYFFLVLSLLLPGRGSTFTINCTGFGQNGKYMTALDSVFERKAFRPAINFSIPTIVNISFTVSAILDVDEQLQLLSSFLWLEMVWDNPFISWNPEECEGISKISVATKNLWLPDIFITEFMDVDKTPKGLKAFISNEGRIRYKKPMKVVSICNLNIFYFPFDQQNCTLTFSSFLYTVEYISLGMENEVWEIAHTSQDIIQTHGEWELLGINKATPKKSVGTNLYDQIIFYVAIRRRPKFYIMNLLVPSSFLVTIDAFSFYLPAGSKDRAPFKITLLLGYNVFLLMMNDLLPASGTPLISVYFALCLSLMVLSLLETIFISYLLDLATTQPPPMPRWLHFLLLHCTSPRTCCPAVPQKRNTGLDHLPGMKEPMELAGKLPGPRETKLNGCPGSTRAQQEDKAQKQHLVSLWVQFSHMMDTLLFCLYLIFLATSIVTVIILWNT; encoded by the exons ATGGACAGAAGCTGGTTCCGCAGGGAGAGACTCTACTTCTTTCTTGTTCTCAGTCTTCTGCTTCCAG GAAGAGGCAGTACTTTCACCATCAACTGCACAGGGTTTGGTCAGAATGGGAAGTATATGACTGCTCTGGATTCAGTGTTTGAGAGAAAGGCCTTCCGTCCAGCCATCAACTTCAGCATCCCCACCATAGTCAACATCTCTTTCACTGTGTCTGCCATCCTAGATGTT GATGAACAGTTACAGCTCTTGTCATCATTTCTGTGGCTGGAAATG GTCTGGGACAACCCATTTATTAGTTGGAACCCAGAGGAGTGTGAGGGCATCTCGAAGATCAGTGTGGCAACCAAGAACCTGTGGCTCCCAGACATTTTCATCACTGAATT CATGGATGTGGATAAGACCCCAAAAGGCCTCAAGGCATTCATAAGTAATGAAGGTCGCATCAGGTATAAGAAACCCATGAAGGTGGTGAGCATCTGTAACCTGAACATCTTCTACTTCCCCTTTGACCAACAGAACTGCACCCTCACCTTCAGCTCATTTCTCTACACAG TGGAGTACATATCACTGGGCATGGAGAATGAAGTGTGGGAAATAGCACACACATCCCAGGACATCATTCAGACCCATGGAGAATGGGAGCTCTTGGGCATCAACAAGGCCACCCCAAAGAAGTCTGTGGGCACCAACCTGTATGATCAGATCATCTTCTAT GTGGCCATCAGGCGCAGACCCAAATTCTACATTATGAATCTCCTGGTGCCGAGTAGCTTTCTGGTCACCATTGATGCCTTCAGCTTCTATCTGCCAGCAGGAAGCAAGGACCGTGCTCCGTTCAAGATAACTCTTCTGCTGGGCTACAATGTCTTCCTGCTCATGATGAATGACTTACTCCCTGCCAGTGGCACCCCCCTCATCA GTGTCTATTTTGCCCTGTGTCTGTCCCTGATGGTGCTCAGCCTGCTGGAGACCATCTTCATCTCCTACCTGCTGGACCTGGCCACCACCCAGCCCCCACCTATGCCTCGTTGGCTCCATTTCCTGCTTCTACACTGCACCAGCCCAAGGACATGCTGCCCTGCTGTGCCCCAGAAGAGAAACACGGGCCTTGACCACCTGCCTG GTATGAAGGAGCCCATGGAGTTGGCGGGGAAGTTGCCAGGTCCCAGAGAGACAAAGCTAAATGGGTGCCCTGGGTCCACGAGGGCCCAGCAGGAAGACAAGGCTCAAAAGCAGCACTTGGTCAGCCTGTGGGTGCAGTTCAGCCACATGATGGACACCTTGCTCTTCTGCCTCTACCTGATCTTCTTGGCCACTTCCATTGTCACAGTCATCATCCTCTGGAACACCTAA